The candidate division WOR-3 bacterium genome includes a window with the following:
- a CDS encoding glycosyltransferase family 2 protein, whose translation MGFTSRPEADVASRQKPLVSVIVPAYNEVENIEPLLAELAEKLDDSYEVILVDDGSTDGTYNKADSLRDKYPFLKIRRLSKNQGKTAAVLAGFELAQGDYVSIFDADLQFTPEDIKNQVEILKKGYDLVTGRKIGHYEKRTVSSIYNWLARKLFGLKVHDINALKTFRREVLESLSLRKDWHRYIVPLAAQKGFSIIEIPVELRPRYAGKPKYSNPGRIVIGFLDLLAVGFQVSFMRKPLLYFGTLGLVSLLIGFLVGLIAIILRILGHGFRPLLYLVILSVLAGLLLFAAGFLGEALAYINERIEHLEQVLRPNPDREKRHEK comes from the coding sequence ATGGGGTTTACAAGCCGCCCGGAAGCCGATGTAGCGAGTCGTCAAAAACCGCTGGTCTCGGTAATTGTACCGGCTTACAACGAGGTTGAGAACATTGAGCCCCTCCTTGCCGAACTGGCTGAAAAACTGGACGACTCTTATGAGGTAATCTTGGTTGATGACGGCTCAACCGATGGTACATACAACAAAGCAGATTCACTTCGGGATAAGTACCCATTTCTCAAAATCCGGCGCCTGAGTAAAAATCAGGGTAAGACCGCGGCGGTTCTTGCCGGCTTTGAACTTGCCCAGGGTGATTATGTTTCAATCTTTGATGCCGACCTGCAGTTTACGCCAGAAGACATCAAAAATCAGGTTGAAATTTTAAAAAAGGGTTATGACCTGGTTACGGGCCGAAAGATTGGCCATTATGAAAAGCGCACCGTCTCTTCAATCTACAACTGGCTTGCCCGGAAACTGTTCGGCTTGAAGGTCCACGACATCAACGCCCTCAAAACATTCCGGCGTGAGGTTCTGGAATCGCTCTCGCTGCGCAAAGACTGGCACCGCTATATCGTTCCCCTTGCCGCACAAAAAGGTTTTTCCATTATCGAAATCCCGGTTGAACTCCGGCCCCGTTATGCAGGAAAACCCAAATACTCAAATCCCGGCCGAATTGTCATCGGCTTTCTTGACCTGCTTGCGGTTGGGTTTCAGGTTTCATTTATGCGCAAACCGTTGCTTTACTTCGGTACGCTCGGGCTGGTCAGCCTCCTTATCGGTTTTCTTGTCGGTTTAATCGCCATCATCCTTCGCATCCTCGGTCACGGTTTTCGGCCGCTACTTTACCTTGTCATCCTCTCGGTTCTTGCCGGTCTATTACTCTTTGCCGCCGGCTTCCTCGGTGAGGCGCTCGCCTATATCAACGAACGGATTGAGCATCTGGAGCAGGTGCTGCGCCCCAACCCGGACCGAGAGAAAAGGCATGAAAAGTGA
- a CDS encoding flippase-like domain-containing protein gives MKRAVSTALRIVISFGLLALLAFLFRNQLGNCLLTIRSANLKFLLLAFLTYILFIWVSAWRWQILLNAQGLRFSAWFLARVFTLGLFFCKLLPTSIGGDVMRIAYTVKPGKGPEAFSATFLDRLIGFESLTFLAVLMALFIALRRSNALSLGKAGLTGPGVILILLLILLVLILVTAVLFNDRCHTIARRLFARLPFQLQRLTQTLDRAYEAVKRYRHLPRALALSFILGIGVQATLSLAWFFCAAAVRAVVPIGYYFVFIPLLNIVVNIPTIGGLGVREAAFLAFFTPDWLPGKMSAEQALATALIFLGLDLIFALLGGLLFAFTRRPTIENNPQKEE, from the coding sequence GTGAAACGAGCGGTATCAACTGCGCTCCGAATTGTCATCTCGTTTGGTTTACTCGCCCTGCTCGCATTTCTCTTTCGGAATCAACTGGGCAACTGTCTGCTCACTATTCGCTCTGCCAACCTGAAATTTCTCCTTCTTGCCTTTCTCACCTACATCCTTTTCATCTGGGTGTCAGCGTGGCGCTGGCAGATTCTCCTCAACGCTCAGGGGCTACGCTTCTCCGCCTGGTTCCTTGCCCGGGTTTTTACCCTCGGCCTCTTCTTCTGCAAACTCCTCCCCACTTCAATTGGCGGTGATGTCATGCGTATTGCCTACACGGTGAAACCGGGCAAAGGACCTGAGGCGTTTTCCGCAACATTTCTTGACCGCCTCATCGGGTTTGAAAGTCTTACATTTCTTGCCGTCCTGATGGCGCTTTTCATCGCCCTGCGCCGCAGCAACGCACTGAGTTTGGGAAAGGCGGGTTTAACCGGTCCCGGTGTCATCCTGATACTACTTTTAATCCTTCTGGTGCTTATCCTTGTCACCGCGGTCCTGTTTAACGACCGCTGCCACACAATTGCCCGCCGGTTGTTCGCCCGTCTTCCGTTTCAACTGCAGCGCCTCACCCAAACCCTGGACCGGGCTTACGAAGCGGTAAAGCGCTACCGCCATCTACCCAGGGCGCTGGCATTGAGTTTTATCCTTGGGATAGGTGTTCAGGCAACGCTATCGCTTGCCTGGTTCTTTTGCGCCGCTGCGGTGCGGGCAGTGGTACCAATCGGTTATTACTTTGTCTTTATTCCGCTTTTGAACATTGTCGTCAACATCCCAACCATTGGCGGACTTGGTGTCCGGGAAGCCGCATTTCTCGCCTTCTTTACCCCCGACTGGCTCCCGGGCAAAATGAGCGCTGAGCAGGCGCTGGCTACCGCCTTGATTTTCCTGGGGCTGGATTTGATATTTGCCCTCTTGGGCGGGCTGTTGTTTGCCTTTACCCGCCGTCCGACGATAGAAAATAACCCCCAAAAGGAGGAGTGA
- a CDS encoding histidinol-phosphate transaminase, translating into MFLPQPRPNIEKVTPYKPGKPVEQVVRELGLKGPVIKLASNENPLGPSPKALAALRKHLNQLHFYPEDTCFYLRKELAERFKVDYDSTIVGNGSVDLIYMACLAYLDPGDELIMSAGGFIAPRVATRVMNAQLIEVPTSDYRHDLNRMLSSISPRTKIIYLDNPINPLGTIVTKKELDAFMDQVPERVLVILDEAYAEYITSRDYPKGIDYYNKNKNILILRTFSKIHGLAGLRIGYGFAKPDIIQSLMKVRLPFNVSRAAQAAALAALNDTRHIQRSRRINETGKNLFYKELKQLKLFYLESYGNFVFINFAVDSQLVFEALQRRGVITRTLKEYNFPNALRVSIGREPENKRFIKALKEVLEILRSSPAQT; encoded by the coding sequence ATGTTTTTGCCCCAACCAAGACCGAACATCGAAAAGGTTACACCTTATAAACCGGGCAAACCGGTCGAACAGGTTGTCCGGGAACTGGGCTTAAAAGGACCGGTGATAAAACTGGCATCAAATGAAAACCCGCTGGGACCTTCACCCAAAGCGCTCGCCGCACTGCGCAAACACCTCAACCAACTGCACTTCTACCCCGAAGACACCTGTTTTTACCTGCGCAAAGAGCTTGCCGAGCGTTTTAAGGTTGACTACGACTCAACAATTGTTGGTAACGGCTCGGTTGACTTAATCTATATGGCGTGCCTCGCCTACCTTGACCCCGGTGACGAACTGATTATGAGCGCCGGTGGCTTCATTGCCCCGCGTGTTGCCACCCGGGTGATGAACGCCCAGCTGATTGAAGTACCAACCAGCGACTATCGTCACGACCTGAACCGAATGCTCTCCTCTATCTCCCCGCGCACAAAAATCATCTACCTTGACAACCCGATAAACCCGCTGGGCACAATCGTCACCAAGAAGGAACTGGACGCCTTTATGGACCAGGTGCCGGAACGGGTCCTTGTCATCCTCGACGAAGCCTATGCTGAATACATCACCTCCCGGGACTATCCAAAAGGTATCGACTACTACAACAAAAACAAAAATATCCTCATCCTCCGCACCTTTTCTAAAATCCACGGCCTTGCCGGCTTGCGGATTGGCTACGGGTTTGCCAAACCGGACATCATTCAGAGCCTGATGAAGGTACGTTTACCCTTCAATGTCAGCCGCGCTGCCCAGGCAGCGGCGCTCGCCGCCTTGAACGACACCCGACACATCCAGCGCAGCCGGCGCATCAACGAAACTGGAAAAAATCTCTTCTACAAAGAACTCAAACAGCTGAAACTGTTCTATCTGGAAAGTTATGGCAACTTTGTGTTTATCAACTTTGCGGTTGACTCCCAGCTTGTGTTCGAAGCGCTCCAGCGCCGGGGCGTCATTACCCGCACCTTGAAAGAGTACAACTTCCCCAACGCCCTGCGGGTTTCAATCGGTCGGGAACCGGAAAACAAGCGGTTTATTAAAGCCCTGAAAGAGGTCCTCGAAATCCTCCGTTCTTCACCGGCACAAACCTGA
- a CDS encoding DUF502 domain-containing protein, with the protein MFSRLRRYFLTGLVTVLPIGLTVFVLWFIISSLGKILRPLLLYPHWFEKLPASVITIISFILLLSGITLIGALTSGIVGRQVVLLVDRFFQRLPFARSVYTSARQLTDAVFIQRSSLRKTVLVEYPRRGMFALGFLTSEEPLTLADAGRVYLVFFPTTPNPTSGWLALVPEADITETNLSIEEGLKFIVSGGLARAAGATFFRAKPPEHLG; encoded by the coding sequence GTGTTCTCCCGGTTGCGTCGCTACTTTCTCACCGGTCTGGTTACCGTCCTTCCAATCGGACTAACCGTCTTTGTTCTCTGGTTCATCATCTCCAGCCTGGGAAAAATACTGCGTCCGCTCCTGCTCTACCCCCACTGGTTTGAGAAACTCCCGGCCAGCGTTATTACCATCATCAGCTTTATTTTGCTTCTCTCCGGCATCACCCTGATTGGTGCCCTGACTTCTGGTATTGTTGGCCGGCAGGTCGTCCTGCTCGTTGACCGTTTTTTTCAGCGCCTCCCCTTTGCCCGCTCGGTTTACACTTCAGCCCGCCAGCTCACCGATGCGGTGTTCATCCAGCGCAGCTCTTTGCGGAAAACTGTCCTTGTTGAATACCCCCGCCGCGGTATGTTCGCACTCGGTTTTCTTACCAGCGAAGAGCCGTTGACACTTGCCGACGCCGGTCGTGTTTACCTTGTCTTTTTCCCGACAACACCAAACCCAACCAGCGGCTGGCTTGCCCTTGTACCGGAAGCGGACATTACTGAAACCAATCTCAGCATTGAGGAAGGTTTAAAATTTATTGTCTCGGGCGGCTTAGCGCGCGCTGCCGGCGCCACCTTCTTCCGAGCGAAACCGCCGGAACATCTCGGCTAA